Proteins from a single region of Stappia sp. ES.058:
- a CDS encoding AtpZ/AtpI family protein, producing MSPDESGQDGERRVFTEVELSERKNRLVQSLEERSPDAQRRKGEDSSGAGQGYAQAMKLSTEFVAGVLVGAGLGWLIDKGLGTSPWGLIIFLLLGFCAGVLNLLRSAGVVAEPEDKKRDDGS from the coding sequence ATGTCTCCCGACGAGAGCGGACAAGACGGCGAGCGTCGTGTGTTTACGGAGGTGGAACTGTCCGAGCGAAAGAACCGGCTGGTGCAATCGCTTGAGGAACGTTCGCCGGACGCGCAACGGCGCAAGGGCGAAGACTCTTCAGGCGCGGGGCAGGGCTATGCTCAGGCCATGAAGCTGTCGACGGAATTCGTCGCCGGTGTCCTGGTGGGTGCAGGTCTTGGCTGGCTGATCGACAAGGGACTGGGGACGAGCCCGTGGGGCTTGATCATCTTTCTTTTGTTGGGGTTCTGTGCGGGCGTGCTCAATCTTCTGAGGTCGGCCGGTGTTGTGGCGGAACCGGAAGACAAGAAGCGCGACGACGGTTCCTGA
- a CDS encoding DsbA family protein, giving the protein MSLNRRQLLLRASAGLVATGVVLPVLPAFAQSVDVETLMQPGALPDKVQGDENAPVTVVEYASMTCGHCASFHKGGYPHLKSEYIETGKVRFVFREYPLDPVAAAAFMLARCAPEEKYFDVVDLMFEQQRSWAFTENPYDSLLKFARQIGFTQESFETCLKDQALLDGIYASRDRAKAEFGVRATPTFFFNGEMESGALTVDQLDAAIASQL; this is encoded by the coding sequence GTGAGCCTTAATCGCCGACAGTTACTTCTTCGCGCTTCCGCCGGTCTCGTTGCGACCGGTGTGGTCCTGCCCGTGCTTCCGGCCTTCGCGCAATCCGTGGACGTCGAGACACTGATGCAGCCCGGCGCGCTGCCCGACAAGGTCCAGGGCGATGAAAACGCGCCCGTCACGGTCGTCGAATACGCCTCGATGACCTGCGGCCATTGCGCCAGTTTCCACAAGGGCGGCTATCCGCACCTCAAGTCGGAATACATCGAGACCGGCAAGGTCCGTTTCGTCTTCCGCGAATATCCGCTCGATCCCGTCGCCGCAGCGGCCTTCATGCTGGCCCGCTGCGCTCCGGAAGAGAAATATTTCGACGTGGTCGATCTGATGTTCGAGCAGCAGCGCAGCTGGGCTTTCACGGAAAATCCGTATGATTCGCTGTTGAAGTTCGCCAGGCAGATCGGTTTTACGCAGGAAAGCTTCGAAACCTGCCTGAAGGATCAGGCTTTGCTCGATGGCATCTATGCCTCGCGCGACCGCGCCAAGGCGGAGTTCGGGGTTCGTGCAACGCCGACCTTCTTCTTCAACGGCGAAATGGAAAGCGGAGCGCTGACGGTCGACCAGCTCGATGCGGCCATCGCCAGCCAACTCTAG
- a CDS encoding F0F1 ATP synthase subunit A: protein MANDPIHQFQISKLVPIEVGGLDLSFTNSALFMVVTTALVAMFLILSSGGRGLVPSRWQSLAEMSYEFVANTLRSSAGNEGMRFFPLVFSLFMFVLFANLIGMFPYFFTVTSHIIVTFVLSLLVIGTVTIYGFAKHGTKFLRLFAPAGVPPVMYLLVTPIEVISFLSRPVSLSVRLFANMLAGHITLKVFAGFVVSLLAAEGFGVFGPIAAILPLLMTIALTALEFLVAFLQAYVFTVLTCMYLNDALHPSH, encoded by the coding sequence GTGGCGAACGACCCGATCCATCAGTTCCAGATCTCCAAGCTTGTTCCGATCGAGGTCGGCGGCCTTGATCTGTCCTTTACCAACTCGGCGCTGTTCATGGTCGTGACGACGGCTCTCGTCGCCATGTTCCTGATCCTGTCGTCCGGCGGGCGGGGCCTCGTGCCAAGCCGCTGGCAGTCGCTGGCCGAGATGAGTTACGAATTTGTCGCCAATACGCTGCGAAGTTCGGCCGGCAACGAGGGCATGCGCTTCTTCCCGCTGGTGTTCTCGCTGTTCATGTTCGTGCTGTTCGCCAATCTGATCGGCATGTTCCCCTATTTCTTCACCGTCACCAGCCACATCATCGTTACCTTCGTGTTGTCGTTGCTGGTGATCGGGACCGTCACGATCTACGGCTTCGCCAAGCACGGCACCAAGTTCCTGCGCCTGTTCGCGCCTGCAGGCGTTCCTCCGGTCATGTATCTGCTCGTGACGCCGATCGAGGTTATCTCGTTCCTCTCGCGTCCGGTCAGCCTGTCGGTTCGTCTGTTCGCCAACATGCTGGCAGGACATATCACGCTGAAGGTCTTCGCCGGCTTCGTGGTGTCGCTGCTCGCAGCCGAAGGATTCGGCGTATTCGGTCCGATCGCGGCGATCCTGCCGCTGTTGATGACCATCGCGCTGACGGCTCTGGAATTCCTGGTGGCGTTCCTTCAAGCCTATGTTTTCACGGTTCTGACTTGCATGTACCTCAACGATGCGCTGCATCCGAGCCACTAG
- a CDS encoding 2OG-Fe(II) oxygenase, which translates to MFTHSHPALFSRAEAAEVIRLAADAQAASGGLVGGLHNHNIRRADISWLDDKTSAAWVMERIVAGVAEANRDRFDFDITDFRERLQVASYDESVEGHYDWHSDIGDGPIARWRKLTIVVQLSAPESYDGGALEINLGSTSATAERGTGDATLFASFMLHRVAPVTRGTRHSLTCWCHGPAFR; encoded by the coding sequence ATGTTCACGCATTCCCATCCCGCGCTTTTTTCCCGTGCGGAGGCGGCGGAGGTCATCCGTCTCGCAGCCGATGCGCAAGCCGCCTCCGGCGGGCTCGTCGGCGGATTGCACAATCACAACATCCGCCGCGCCGACATCTCCTGGCTCGACGACAAGACCAGCGCCGCCTGGGTGATGGAGCGCATCGTCGCCGGCGTGGCAGAAGCCAATCGCGACCGCTTCGATTTCGACATCACCGATTTTCGCGAAAGGCTGCAGGTCGCGAGCTACGACGAAAGCGTCGAGGGGCATTACGACTGGCACTCCGACATCGGCGACGGGCCGATCGCGCGTTGGCGCAAGCTCACCATCGTCGTGCAGTTGAGCGCGCCGGAGAGCTACGACGGCGGCGCGCTGGAGATCAATCTGGGCAGCACCAGCGCGACGGCGGAACGCGGCACGGGCGATGCCACGCTGTTCGCCTCCTTCATGCTGCACCGGGTCGCGCCCGTCACGCGCGGCACGCGCCATTCGCTGACCTGCTGGTGCCACGGCCCGGCGTTTCGCTGA
- the mutY gene encoding A/G-specific adenine glycosylase: MTADPTASRTAPPANSLAGTLLAWYDRHARTLPWRVLPADRDAGEIVDPYRVWLSEIMLQQTTVQAVKPYFEAFTRRWPDVRDLAEAHEEDVMKAWAGLGYYSRARNLKACAETVAREHGGHFPDTEAGLLALPGIGPYTAAAIAAIAFDRPAAVVDGNVERVISRLRAIETPLPAAKPEIRIATAELVPNERPGDFAQAMMDLGASLCSPRRPACALCPCVDACAAHKAGIAETLPKKAPKQPKPTRRGMAFVLRRGDGAVLLRRRPPKGLLGGMSEPPVSAWGETATQDDLAQVPDAIARLTPEWQRIAGDVRHTFTHFHLELAIWRAELKGTPDAPDGHWWSDPQDLDSEALPTVMRKALAAGLRV, from the coding sequence ATGACAGCCGACCCAACCGCCTCCCGAACCGCGCCGCCTGCCAACAGCCTCGCCGGCACCCTGCTTGCCTGGTACGATCGCCATGCACGCACATTGCCGTGGCGGGTGCTCCCGGCCGACCGCGACGCCGGCGAGATCGTCGATCCGTATCGGGTGTGGCTTTCGGAAATCATGCTGCAGCAGACCACCGTACAGGCGGTAAAGCCCTATTTCGAGGCCTTCACGCGACGCTGGCCGGATGTCCGCGATCTCGCCGAGGCCCACGAGGAAGACGTGATGAAAGCCTGGGCGGGGCTTGGATACTATTCACGCGCCCGAAACCTCAAGGCCTGCGCCGAGACGGTGGCGCGCGAGCACGGCGGTCATTTCCCGGACACCGAGGCGGGTCTTCTGGCGCTTCCCGGGATCGGTCCCTATACCGCTGCGGCGATTGCGGCGATCGCCTTCGACCGGCCGGCGGCCGTCGTCGACGGCAATGTCGAGCGGGTGATCAGCCGGCTGCGCGCCATCGAAACGCCGCTTCCCGCGGCAAAGCCGGAAATCCGCATCGCAACCGCCGAGCTTGTCCCGAATGAGCGTCCGGGCGACTTCGCGCAAGCCATGATGGATCTTGGCGCCAGCCTTTGCAGTCCGCGCAGGCCCGCTTGCGCATTGTGTCCGTGCGTCGACGCCTGCGCCGCGCACAAGGCCGGCATTGCCGAAACGCTCCCGAAGAAGGCCCCGAAGCAGCCAAAGCCGACGCGCCGGGGCATGGCCTTCGTGCTCCGGCGCGGCGATGGCGCCGTGCTGTTGCGGCGGCGTCCGCCCAAGGGCCTGCTCGGCGGCATGAGCGAGCCGCCGGTGAGTGCGTGGGGCGAGACGGCGACGCAGGATGACCTTGCGCAAGTGCCGGACGCGATTGCACGCCTGACGCCGGAATGGCAGCGGATTGCTGGCGACGTGCGCCACACCTTCACGCATTTTCATCTGGAACTGGCGATCTGGCGCGCGGAACTCAAGGGCACGCCGGACGCCCCCGATGGACACTGGTGGTCGGACCCGCAGGACCTAGACAGCGAGGCCCTGCCCACAGTGATGCGCAAAGCGCTGGCGGCGGGTCTGCGTGTATAA
- a CDS encoding site-specific DNA-methyltransferase has translation MSVQRKGVPAVAPRFHQDGSPPVPGSEPAWLDTILKGDCVAALERLPKNSVDLVFADPPYNLQLGGDLHRPDQSRVDACDDHWDQFASFEAYDAFTRAWLLAAKRVLKPDGGLWVIGSYHNIFRVGSILQDLGFWILNDVVWLKSNPMPNFRGKRFTNAHETMIWASPSRDAKYTFNYEALKAFNDDLQMRSDWHLPLCTGGERLKDGEGQKVHPTQKPESLLYRVLLASSNPGDVVLDPFFGTGTTGAVARKLGRHYVGVEREQDYIDAATARIQAIDPLDPAALNVTRSKRAAPRVPFGNLLEAGMIAPGAELTCAKGKHKAKVRADGSLASGDHSGSIHKVGALVQGQEACNGWTFWHVMEAGKRQPIDVLRQAFRKAAPVAN, from the coding sequence ATGAGTGTACAGCGTAAAGGGGTGCCCGCCGTGGCACCCCGCTTCCACCAAGATGGTTCACCGCCGGTTCCCGGCTCCGAACCCGCATGGCTCGACACGATCCTCAAGGGGGATTGCGTGGCCGCGCTGGAACGGTTGCCCAAGAACTCGGTCGATCTCGTCTTCGCCGATCCGCCCTACAATCTCCAGCTCGGCGGAGACCTGCACCGCCCCGACCAGTCGCGGGTGGATGCCTGCGACGATCACTGGGACCAGTTCGCCAGTTTCGAGGCCTATGACGCCTTCACCCGGGCCTGGCTGCTCGCGGCCAAACGTGTCCTGAAGCCGGACGGCGGTCTGTGGGTGATCGGGTCCTATCACAACATCTTCCGCGTCGGCAGCATCCTGCAGGACCTCGGGTTCTGGATCCTGAACGACGTCGTGTGGCTGAAGTCGAATCCGATGCCGAACTTTCGCGGCAAGCGGTTCACCAATGCCCACGAGACGATGATCTGGGCCTCGCCCTCACGGGACGCGAAATACACCTTCAACTACGAGGCGCTGAAGGCCTTCAACGACGACCTTCAAATGCGCTCCGACTGGCATCTGCCCTTGTGTACGGGCGGCGAGCGGCTGAAGGACGGCGAGGGTCAGAAGGTGCATCCGACACAAAAGCCGGAAAGCCTGCTCTACCGGGTGCTGCTGGCGTCTTCCAATCCGGGCGACGTCGTGCTCGATCCCTTCTTCGGCACCGGCACCACGGGTGCGGTTGCACGGAAGCTCGGCCGTCACTACGTCGGGGTCGAACGCGAGCAGGACTACATCGACGCGGCCACGGCGCGGATCCAAGCCATCGACCCGCTCGACCCGGCGGCGCTGAACGTCACCCGCAGCAAACGCGCCGCACCGCGCGTGCCCTTCGGCAATCTGCTGGAAGCCGGCATGATCGCGCCGGGTGCGGAACTGACCTGCGCCAAGGGCAAGCACAAAGCCAAAGTGCGTGCCGACGGCTCGCTTGCCTCAGGCGACCACAGCGGCTCGATCCACAAGGTCGGCGCGCTGGTCCAGGGTCAGGAGGCCTGCAACGGCTGGACCTTCTGGCACGTCATGGAAGCCGGCAAGCGCCAACCGATCGATGTCCTGCGCCAGGCGTTCCGCAAGGCGGCGCCCGTTGCGAATTAG
- a CDS encoding AMP nucleosidase, which produces MADDAKHEPRPGAMLHEPEAVAYTGYRDAEAAVARLEEIFQTNTAFLRDAFQRFLTGEIPEGRVRACYPEIRLVTQTHGRVDSRLAYGFVSGPGVHTTSVTRPDLFHDYLLEQIALLLGNHEVPVEIGVGDLPIPLHFAFYDGTHVEGAELALQRPLADVFDLPDLSVLDDAIVNGTFEAGPGRPRPLAPFTAPRVDYSLHRLQHYTATAAGHFQNYVILTNYQFYMDEFCRLARELLADPESGYTHFIEPGNVVTRAGDLEPDEGEAPARLPQMPAYHLARPDQSGITMINIGVGPSNAKTITDHVAVLRPHAWLMLGHCAGLRNSQQLGDYVLAHGYVREDHVLDADLPAWVPIPPLAEIQVALEGAVEEVTGLAGYELKRVMRTGTVASIDNRNWELRDHREPVQRFSQSRAIALDMESATIAANGFRFRVPYGTLLCVSDKPLHGELKLPGMATDFYKRQVAQHLRIGILSMEKLRAMPRERLHSRKLRSFAETAFQ; this is translated from the coding sequence ATGGCGGACGACGCGAAGCACGAACCCCGGCCAGGCGCGATGCTGCATGAACCCGAGGCCGTGGCCTACACCGGATATCGCGACGCAGAGGCCGCCGTTGCGCGCCTGGAAGAGATTTTCCAGACCAACACCGCCTTCCTGCGCGATGCCTTCCAGAGGTTCCTGACCGGGGAAATCCCGGAAGGCCGGGTGCGGGCCTGCTACCCGGAGATCCGGCTGGTGACCCAGACGCACGGTCGGGTCGACAGCCGGCTGGCCTATGGCTTCGTCTCGGGGCCGGGTGTGCACACCACCTCCGTCACCCGTCCGGACCTCTTCCACGATTATCTGCTGGAACAGATAGCGCTTCTGCTCGGCAATCACGAGGTGCCGGTCGAGATCGGCGTTGGCGATCTTCCGATCCCGCTGCATTTCGCCTTTTACGACGGCACGCATGTCGAGGGTGCCGAGCTTGCCCTGCAAAGGCCGCTTGCGGATGTCTTCGACCTTCCGGACCTTTCCGTGCTCGACGATGCCATTGTCAACGGTACCTTCGAGGCGGGACCCGGACGTCCGCGTCCGCTGGCGCCCTTCACCGCTCCCCGCGTCGACTATTCCCTGCACCGCCTGCAGCACTACACGGCGACGGCTGCCGGCCATTTCCAGAACTATGTGATCCTGACGAACTATCAGTTCTACATGGACGAATTCTGCCGGCTGGCGCGCGAGCTCCTGGCCGACCCCGAAAGCGGCTACACTCATTTCATCGAACCCGGCAATGTCGTTACCCGGGCGGGAGACCTTGAGCCGGACGAGGGCGAGGCGCCGGCGCGGCTGCCGCAGATGCCGGCTTATCATCTCGCCCGTCCCGACCAGTCCGGCATCACCATGATCAACATCGGCGTCGGGCCCTCCAACGCCAAGACGATCACCGACCACGTCGCGGTGCTCAGGCCCCATGCCTGGCTGATGCTTGGCCATTGCGCGGGCCTGAGGAACAGCCAGCAGCTCGGCGACTACGTGCTTGCCCATGGCTATGTCCGCGAGGACCACGTGCTCGACGCCGATCTGCCCGCCTGGGTGCCGATCCCGCCGCTCGCCGAGATCCAGGTGGCGCTGGAAGGCGCGGTGGAGGAGGTCACGGGGCTGGCCGGCTACGAGCTGAAGCGGGTGATGCGCACCGGCACGGTCGCCTCCATCGACAACCGCAACTGGGAACTCAGGGACCACCGCGAGCCGGTGCAGCGATTCTCGCAGTCGCGCGCCATCGCGCTCGACATGGAATCGGCGACGATCGCCGCCAACGGCTTCCGCTTCCGCGTTCCTTACGGCACGCTCTTGTGCGTCTCCGACAAGCCGCTGCACGGCGAATTGAAATTGCCGGGCATGGCGACGGATTTCTACAAGCGCCAGGTGGCGCAGCACCTCAGGATCGGCATTCTCAGCATGGAAAAGCTGCGCGCCATGCCGCGCGAGCGGCTGCATTCGCGCAAGCTCAGGAGCTTTGCCGAGACGGCGTTCCAGTAA
- a CDS encoding DUF721 domain-containing protein, whose amino-acid sequence MSDSRKTRGRSGRGTPPAGARRVTRARPIGDLIGASLDKACRKRGFATSDLVADWPEIVGARYAGRVQPLRLDWPRVRTEPHEEAKPATLVVQTDGATALMLTHDMPQVIERINGFFGWAAIGRIRILQGPVSHPKRPRPPKLRDLTSEEEAELKRTISGVGETRLQAALEKLGRAVLAKTR is encoded by the coding sequence ATGAGTGATTCGCGCAAGACCCGGGGCAGATCAGGGCGCGGCACGCCCCCGGCGGGCGCGCGTCGCGTCACCCGTGCGCGTCCGATCGGCGATCTGATCGGCGCTTCGCTCGACAAGGCCTGCCGAAAGCGCGGTTTCGCCACATCGGATCTCGTTGCCGACTGGCCGGAGATCGTCGGCGCGCGCTATGCCGGGCGCGTCCAGCCGCTGCGCCTCGACTGGCCGCGCGTGCGCACCGAGCCGCACGAGGAGGCCAAGCCCGCAACCCTCGTTGTTCAGACAGACGGCGCGACGGCGCTCATGCTGACGCACGACATGCCGCAGGTGATCGAGCGCATCAACGGCTTTTTCGGCTGGGCGGCGATCGGGCGCATCCGGATTCTGCAGGGTCCGGTCTCTCACCCCAAACGGCCCCGGCCGCCGAAGCTGCGCGATCTTACCAGCGAAGAGGAAGCCGAACTCAAGCGCACGATCTCCGGCGTCGGCGAGACCCGCTTGCAGGCGGCACTGGAAAAGCTCGGACGGGCGGTGCTGGCGAAGACGCGGTGA
- a CDS encoding F0F1 ATP synthase subunit C, translated as MEAEAAKYIGAGLACLGMGGAALGLGNIFGNYLSGALRNPSAADGQFGRLILGFAVTEALGIFSLLVALLLLFAV; from the coding sequence ATGGAAGCTGAAGCAGCTAAGTACATCGGTGCCGGTCTCGCCTGTCTGGGCATGGGCGGCGCCGCCCTCGGCCTCGGCAACATTTTCGGCAACTACCTGTCGGGTGCCCTGCGCAACCCGTCCGCTGCCGACGGCCAGTTCGGCCGCCTCATCCTCGGCTTCGCCGTGACCGAGGCGCTCGGCATTTTCTCGCTTCTCGTCGCGCTTCTCCTGCTCTTCGCCGTCTAA
- the smc gene encoding chromosome segregation protein SMC, with protein MKFNKLRVLGFKSFVEPMDFIIGDGLTGVVGPNGCGKSNLVEALRWVMGENSYKNMRASGMDDVIFSGSLNRPARNTAEVTLFLDNADRTAPSGFNDADMLEVTRRIEREGGSNYKINARDVRARDVQLLFADASTGARSPALVRQGQIGELIAAKPTSRRQILEEAAGISGLHSRRHEAELRLRAAETNLERLEDVLTQIDGQLDNLKRQARQAGRFRNLSSEIRSAEAALYHLRWLACRDHLLETESEFTAAEARVNEIAQAQTRAATAQAVAARKVPEARDASARAGATLQRLVVARNELDGEERRVRERLSDLGARLQQLHQDIAREQALISENDDHLATLAEEEEELRAEAMAEEERAETSATRVEEAESRVAEAEERLAALTEEQAGTVARRRQLSEAHDAARVRVDRLTRQHDETAGQLSDLVSELEAAPALEAAREAQLIAEERLAAGEEAVLGGEEQTGAARSALEAARAPLADAQAQVSRLETEARTLADILSEGHAGDWPAVVDAMSAKPGYETALGAALGEDLDAPVGGDAPMRWSETGGATGPWASDPVLPQGAVALSQFVTAPAALSRRLAQIGVVDAQEAAGLKDMLAPGQRLVSRDGALWRWDGFTVSADAPTAAAQRLARKNRLAALEEDIEAAREIAFTRQEEFESHSAAVRAASEAEQAARGQLRGLRQSADEARAQVSRLERSHAEAQARRAALEDGLARIEADLGEARDAAEEARMALEELPADDGLASRIDTVRVETAEVRAALSRERAAAEGLARERDMRRRRQDALARERASWAQRASGARQQVEVLGERMAAAEEERAELLEAPDDIDRKRRGLMSEISTAEATRAAADDALAQAEAAQREADAQAQDALTHLSEARERRIRAEERLAAARTRKAEIEARIDEALEVSVDALAALAGLKEGAPLPDPDALERRVDRLKAERERLGGVNLRAEEELGEIATQRDTLVADRDDLIEAIKRLRGAISNINKEARERLLTAFETVNAQFQRLFTHLFGGGTAELKLVDAEDPLDAGLEIIARPPGKKPQTMTLLSGGEQALTAMALIFAVFLTNPAPICVLDEVDAPLDDANVERYCDLLDEMTRSTDTRFVVITHNPITMARMNRLFGVTMAERGISQLVSVDLETAERFREAG; from the coding sequence ATGAAATTCAACAAGCTGCGCGTTTTGGGCTTCAAGTCGTTCGTCGAACCGATGGATTTCATCATCGGCGACGGACTGACCGGCGTCGTCGGCCCGAACGGCTGCGGCAAGTCCAATCTTGTCGAGGCGCTGCGCTGGGTGATGGGGGAAAACTCCTACAAGAACATGCGCGCGTCGGGCATGGACGACGTGATTTTTTCCGGCAGTCTGAACCGTCCGGCCCGCAACACCGCGGAAGTGACGCTGTTCCTCGACAACGCAGACCGCACCGCGCCCTCAGGCTTCAACGACGCGGATATGCTCGAGGTCACCCGCCGGATCGAGCGCGAGGGCGGGTCCAACTACAAGATCAATGCCCGGGACGTGCGCGCCCGCGACGTGCAGCTTCTTTTCGCGGACGCCTCGACCGGCGCGCGCTCGCCCGCGCTCGTGCGTCAGGGACAGATCGGCGAGCTGATCGCGGCGAAGCCCACCTCGCGCCGTCAGATACTGGAAGAGGCGGCGGGCATTTCCGGCTTGCATTCGCGTCGTCATGAGGCGGAACTGCGGCTGCGCGCCGCCGAAACCAATCTGGAACGCCTGGAAGATGTGCTCACCCAGATCGACGGCCAGCTCGACAATCTCAAGCGGCAGGCCCGCCAGGCCGGCCGCTTCCGCAATCTCTCCTCTGAAATCCGCTCCGCCGAAGCCGCTTTGTATCATCTGCGCTGGCTCGCCTGCCGCGATCACCTGCTGGAGACGGAGAGCGAATTCACTGCCGCTGAAGCCCGCGTCAACGAGATCGCTCAAGCCCAGACCCGGGCCGCCACCGCCCAGGCGGTCGCCGCGCGAAAGGTGCCTGAAGCACGTGACGCGTCCGCGCGCGCCGGCGCCACGCTGCAGCGGTTGGTGGTTGCCCGCAATGAACTGGACGGCGAGGAACGCCGCGTGCGCGAGCGGTTGAGCGATCTGGGCGCGCGGCTCCAGCAATTGCATCAGGACATTGCCCGCGAACAGGCGCTGATCTCCGAAAACGACGACCACCTCGCAACCCTTGCGGAGGAAGAAGAAGAGCTGCGCGCGGAAGCGATGGCGGAGGAAGAGCGCGCCGAAACCTCCGCGACGCGCGTTGAGGAAGCTGAAAGCAGGGTCGCGGAGGCCGAGGAACGCCTTGCCGCGCTGACCGAGGAACAGGCCGGCACGGTGGCGCGCCGGCGCCAGTTGAGCGAAGCCCATGACGCGGCGCGCGTGCGGGTCGACCGGCTCACGCGCCAGCATGACGAAACGGCCGGGCAGCTCTCCGACCTTGTGTCCGAACTGGAAGCCGCGCCGGCGCTGGAAGCTGCCCGCGAGGCGCAGTTGATCGCCGAGGAACGGCTCGCCGCCGGTGAGGAGGCTGTGCTTGGCGGAGAGGAGCAGACCGGCGCCGCCCGCAGCGCCCTTGAGGCCGCCCGCGCGCCGCTTGCCGACGCGCAGGCACAGGTCTCCCGGCTGGAGACGGAGGCGCGCACGCTTGCCGATATCCTGAGCGAAGGCCATGCGGGCGACTGGCCGGCGGTGGTCGATGCCATGTCGGCGAAGCCCGGCTACGAGACGGCGCTGGGTGCAGCCCTTGGCGAGGATCTCGACGCGCCGGTCGGCGGCGATGCGCCGATGCGCTGGAGTGAGACCGGCGGCGCGACCGGGCCGTGGGCGTCCGATCCGGTGCTGCCGCAGGGCGCTGTCGCCCTTTCGCAATTCGTCACCGCGCCGGCGGCTCTTTCACGTCGTCTTGCCCAGATCGGTGTCGTGGATGCGCAGGAGGCGGCTGGTCTCAAGGACATGCTGGCACCCGGCCAGCGCCTTGTGTCGCGCGACGGCGCACTGTGGCGCTGGGACGGGTTCACCGTCTCGGCCGATGCGCCGACGGCAGCCGCGCAGCGCCTTGCCCGCAAGAACCGGCTGGCGGCGCTCGAAGAGGACATCGAGGCGGCGCGAGAGATTGCATTTACCCGCCAGGAAGAGTTCGAGTCACATTCCGCGGCCGTTCGCGCGGCCTCCGAGGCCGAGCAGGCCGCGCGCGGACAGTTGCGGGGCTTGCGACAGTCGGCGGACGAGGCGCGCGCGCAGGTGAGCCGGCTTGAGCGGTCGCATGCTGAGGCGCAGGCCCGCCGCGCGGCGCTGGAGGACGGTCTCGCCCGCATCGAGGCGGATCTGGGCGAGGCGCGCGATGCGGCGGAAGAGGCACGCATGGCGCTGGAGGAGCTTCCGGCCGACGACGGACTGGCGAGCCGCATAGATACCGTCCGTGTCGAGACGGCCGAGGTGCGCGCGGCCCTGTCGCGCGAACGCGCGGCCGCCGAAGGCCTGGCGCGGGAACGCGACATGCGCCGGCGGCGGCAGGATGCGCTTGCGCGCGAACGGGCAAGCTGGGCGCAGCGGGCCTCCGGTGCGCGTCAGCAGGTGGAGGTCCTCGGCGAGCGCATGGCGGCGGCCGAGGAAGAACGCGCGGAATTGCTGGAAGCACCGGACGACATCGACCGCAAGCGGCGCGGCCTGATGAGCGAGATCTCGACCGCGGAGGCCACGCGTGCGGCGGCCGATGATGCACTGGCGCAGGCGGAAGCGGCGCAACGTGAGGCCGATGCGCAGGCGCAAGACGCGCTGACCCATCTTTCCGAGGCGCGTGAGCGGCGCATTCGCGCGGAGGAACGGCTCGCTGCGGCACGGACCCGCAAGGCGGAGATCGAGGCACGCATCGACGAGGCGCTCGAGGTCTCCGTCGACGCCCTCGCCGCCCTCGCCGGTCTGAAGGAGGGAGCCCCGCTTCCCGATCCGGATGCGCTGGAGCGGCGTGTCGACCGGCTGAAAGCCGAACGCGAGCGGCTTGGCGGGGTGAACCTGCGCGCCGAGGAGGAACTGGGTGAAATCGCGACGCAACGCGACACGCTGGTCGCCGACCGCGACGACCTGATCGAGGCGATCAAGCGCCTGCGCGGCGCGATCTCCAATATCAACAAGGAAGCCCGCGAGCGCCTGCTCACCGCCTTCGAGACCGTGAATGCGCAGTTTCAGCGTCTGTTCACGCATCTGTTCGGCGGCGGTACGGCGGAACTCAAGCTGGTCGATGCGGAGGATCCGCTCGACGCCGGGCTGGAAATCATCGCCCGTCCGCCGGGCAAGAAGCCGCAGACCATGACGCTTTTGTCCGGTGGCGAGCAGGCCCTGACCGCCATGGCGCTGATCTTTGCGGTGTTCCTGACGAATCCGGCGCCGATCTGCGTGCTGGATGAGGTCGACGCTCCGCTCGACGACGCCAATGTGGAGCGCTATTGCGACCTTCTGGATGAAATGACGCGCAGCACCGACACCCGTTTCGTTGTGATTACCCACAATCCGATCACCATGGCGCGGATGAACCGGCTTTTCGGCGTCACCATGGCCGAACGCGGCATCTCGCAACTGGTCTCCGTCGATCTCGAGACCGCAGAGCGATTCCGTGAAGCGGGCTAG